One Misgurnus anguillicaudatus chromosome 22, ASM2758022v2, whole genome shotgun sequence DNA segment encodes these proteins:
- the LOC129440261 gene encoding myosin heavy chain, fast skeletal muscle isoform X1, translating into MSTDAEMAIYGKAAIFLRKPEKERIEAQNKPFDAKTACYVTDPKDLYVKGTIKSKDGAKVTVVTLDTKEERVVKEDDVHPMNPPKYDKIEDMAMMTHLNEPSVLYNLKERYAAWMIYTYSGLFCATVNPYKWLPVYDAEVVAAYRGKKRMEAPPHIFSVSDNAYQFMLTDRENQSVLITGESGAGKTVNTKRVIQYFATVAVQGDKKKEQSSKMQGSLEDQIIAANPLLEAYGNAKTVRNDNSSRFGKFIRIHFGTSGKLASADIETYLLEKSRVTFQLSDERGYHIFYQMMTNHKPELIEMTLITTNPYDFPMCSQGQITVPSIDDKEELVATDTAIDILGFTGEEKMCIYKFTGAVLHHGNMKFKQKQREEQAEPDGTEEADKVAYLLGLNSADMLKALCYPRVKVGNEFVTKGQTVPQVYNSVSALAKSIYERMFLWMVVRINQMLDTKQARQFFIGVLDIAGFEIFDFNSMEQLCINFTNEKLQQFFNHHMFVLEQEEYKKEGIVWEFIDFGMDLAACIELIEKPMGIFSILEEECMFPKASDTTFKNKLYDQHLGKCNAFQKPKPAKGKAEAHFSLVHYAGTVDYNIAGWLDKNKDPLNESVVQLYQKSSVKLLATLYPPVVEEAGKKGGKKKGGSMQTVSSQFRENLGKLMTNLRSTHPHFVRCLIPNESKTPGLMENHLVIHQLRCNGVLEGIRICRKGFPSRILYGDFKQRYKVLNASVIPEGQFMDNKKASEKLLGSIDVDHDQYRFGHTKVFFKAGLLGTLEEMRDEKLAALVTMTQAACRGFLMRREFVKMMERRESIYTIQYNIRSFMNVKHWPWMKVFYKIKPLLKSAETEKELSNMKEDYTKCKEALAKAEAKKKELEEKMVSLLQEKNDLQLQVASESENLSDAEERCEGLIKSKIQLEAKLKEATERLEDEEEINAELTAKKRKLEDECSELKKDIDDLELTLAKVEKEKHATENKVKNLTEEMAGQDESIAKLTKEKKALQEAHQQTLDDLQAEEDKVNTLTKAKTKLEQQVDDLEGSLEQEKKLRMDLERAKRKLEGDLKLAQESIMDLENDKQQSDEKLKKKDFETSQLLSKIEDEQSLGAQLQKKIKELQARIEELEEEIEAERAARAKVEKQRADLSRELEEISERLEEAGGATAAQIEMNKKREAEFQKLRRDLEESTLQHEATAAALRKKQADSVAELGEQIDNLQRVKQKLEKEKSEYKMEIDDLSSNMEAVAKAKANLEKMCRTLEDQLSEIKSKNDENVRQLNDLSTQRARLQTENGEFGRQLEEKEALVSQLTRGKQAFTQQIEELKRQIEEEVKAKNALAHAVQSARHDCDLLREQFEEEQEAKAELQRGMSKANSEVAQWRTKYETDAIQRTEELEEAKKKLTQRLQEAEEQIEAVNSKCASLEKTKQRLQGEVEDLMIDVERANGLAANLDKKQRNFDKVLSEWKQKYEEGQAELECAQKEARSLSTELFKLKNSYEETLDHLETLKRENKNLQQEISDLTEQLGETGKSIHELEKAKKTVETEKAEIQTALEEAEGTLEHEESKILRVQLELNQVKSEIDRKLAEKDEEVEQIKRNSQRIIESMQSTLDSEVRSRNDSLRIKKKMEGDLNEMEIQLSHANRQAAEAQKQLRNVQGQLKDAQLHLDDAVRGQEDMKEQVAMVERRNTLMQSEIEELRAALEQTERSRKVAEQELVDASERVGLLHSQNTSLLNTKKKLEADLVQIQSEVDDTVQEARNAEEKAKKAITDAAMMAEELKKEQDTSAHLERMKKNLEVTVKDLQHRLDEAENLAMKGGKKQLQKLESRVRELEAEVEAEQRRGVDAVKGVRKYERRVKELTYQTEEDKKNLNRLQDLVDKLQLKVKAYKRQAEEAEEQANTHMSKLRKVQHELEEAEERADIAESQVNKLRAKSRDAGKGKDAAE; encoded by the exons ATGAGTACAGACGCTGAGATGGCCATTTACGGCAAGGCTGCCATTTTCCTCCGTAAGCCTGAGAAGGAGAGAATTGAGGCTCAGAACAAACCTTTTGATGCTAAAACTGCCTGCTATGTGACTGATCCCAAAGACCTGTACGTCAAAGGAACAATCAAGAGCAAAGATGGTGCCAAAGTCACTGTTGTTACCTTAGACACTAAGGAG GAGAGAGTTGTTAAGGAGGATGATGTCCACCCAATGAATCCTCCCAAGTATGACAAGATTGAGGACATGGCCATGATGACCCATCTCAATGAACCCTCTGTGCTTTATAACCTCAAAGAGCGTTATGCAGCATGGATGATCTAT ACCTACTCTGGACTTTTCTGTGCAACTGTGAACCCCTACAAGTGGCTCCCAGTGTACGATGCAGAAGTGGTGGCTGCCTACAGAGGCAAGAAGCGTATGGAGGCCCCACCCCACATCTTCTCTGTCTCTGACAATGCCTATCAGTTCATGCTTACTG ACAGAGAGAACCAGTCTGTCCTGATCAC TGGAGAATCTGGTGCTGGAAAGACTGTGAACACCAAACGTGTCATTCAGTACTTTGCTACAGTTGCAGTGCAGGGTGACAAGAAGAAAGAGCAATCTTCCAAAATGCAG GGCTCTCTTGAGGACCAGATCATTGCTGCCAACCCTCTGCTTGAGGCTTATGGTAATGCCAAGACTGTGAGAAATGACAACTCCTCTCGTTTt GGTAAATTCATCAGAATTCACTTTGGCACAAGTGGAAAACTGGCTAGTGCTGATATTGAGACAT ATCTGCTGGAGAAGTCTAGAGTGACATtccagctttcagatgagagaGGCTACCACATCTTCTACCAGATGATGACCAACCATAAGCCTGAGCTGATTG AAATGACGCTCATCACCACCAACCCCTACGACTTCCCCATGTGCAGTCAGGGTCAGATCACAGTGCCAAGTATTGATGATAAAGAGGAGTTGGTTGCCACTGAT ACTGCTATTGACATTCTGGGCTTCACTGGTGAGGAGAAGATGTGTATCTATAAGTTTACTGGAGCAGTGCTGCATCATGGTAACATGAAGTTCAAGCAGAAGCAGCGTGAGGAGCAGGCTGAGCCTGATGGCACAGAGG AGGCTGACAAAGTTGCCTACCTTTTGGGCTTGAACTCTGCTGATATGCTCAAAGCTCTGTGCTACCCAAGAGTGAAGGTCGGAAATGAGTTTGTAACCAAAGGTCAGACCGTGCCCCAG GTGTACAACTCTGTTAGCGCTTTGGCCAAATCTATCTATGAGAGGATGTTCTTGTGGATGGTCGTACGTATCAACCAGATGTTGGACACAAAACAAGCCAGACAGTTCTTCATTGGTGTGCTGGATATTGCTGGCTTTGAGATCTTTGAT TTCAACAGCATGGAGCAGCTGTGCATCAACTTCACCAATGAGAAATTGCAACAGTTCTTCAACCACCACATGTTTGTGCTGGAACAAGAAGAGTACAAGAAGGAGGGCATTGTTTGGGAGTTCATTGACTTCGGCATGGACTTGGCTGCTTGCATTGAGCTCATTGAGAAG CCCATGGGTATCTTCTCCATCCTTGAAGAGGAGTGCATGTTCCCTAAAGCTTCAGACACCACCTTCAAGAACAAGCTGTATGATCAGCATCTTGGCAAGTGCAATGCTTTCCAGAAACCAAAGCCTGCCAAAGGCAAGGCTGAGGCCCACTTCTCCCTGGTTCACTATGCTGGCACTGTGGACTACAACATTGCTGGCTGGTTGGACAAGAACAAGGATCCACTGAATGAGTCTGTTGTGCAGCTGTACCagaagtcttctgtcaaactcCTGGCTACTCTCTACCCACCTGTTGTTGAGG AAGCTGGCAAGAAGGGAGGCAAGAAGAAGGGTGGTTCCATGCAGACTGTGTCCTCCCAGTTCAGAG AGAATTTGGGCAAGCTCATGACCAACTTGAGGAGCACCCATCCTCACTTTGTACGTTGTCTGATTCCCAATGAATCCAAGACTCCAG gTCTTATGGAGAACCACCTGGTTATCCATCAGCTGAGGTGTAACGGTGTACTGGAAGGTATCAGAATCTGCAGAAAGGGCTTCCCAAGCAGAATTCTCTATGGTGACTTCAAACAGAG ATACAAGGTGCTGAATGCCAGTGTTATCCCTGAGGGACAGTTTATGGACAACAAGAAGGCCTCTGAGAAACTCCTGGGATCCATCGATGTTGACCATGACCAGTATAGATTTGGACACACAAAG GTGTTCTTCAAAGCTGGTCTTCTGGGTACTCTTGAAGAGATGCGTGATGAGAAATTGGCTGCTTTGGTCACAATGACTCAGGCTGCGTGCCGTGGTTTCCTCATGAGGAGAGAGTTTGTTAAGATGATGGAGAGGAG GGAGTCCATTTACACCATCCAATACAACATTCGTTCATTCATGAATGTCAAACACTGGCCATGGATGAAAGTTTTCTACAAGATTAAGCCTCTGTTGAAGAGTGCTGAGACTGAGAAGGAGCTTTCAAACATGAAAGAGGACTATACAAAATGCAAAGAAGCTTTGGCAAAGGCTGAGGCTAAAAAGAAGGAGCTTGAAGAGAAGATGGTTTCCCTGCTGCAAGAGAAAAATGATCTGCAGCTGCAAGTGGCTTCT GAATCTGAGAATCTCTCAGATGCTGAAGAGAGATGTGAGGGTCTGATCAAGAGCAAAATCCAACTTGAAGCTAAACTCAAAGAGGCAACTGAGAGACTGGAGGATGAGGAAGAAATCAATGCTGAACTGACAGCCAAGAAGAGGAAACTGGAGGATGAGTGTTCTGAGCTGAAGAAAGACATTGATGACCTGGAGCTCACCTTGGCTAAAgtggaaaaagaaaaacatgccACGGAAAATAAG GTGAAGAACCTGACTGAGGAAATGGCAGGGCAGGATGAAAGCATTGCCAAGCTTACCAAGGAAAAGAAAGCCCTCCAAGAGGCACATCAGCAAACTCTTGATGATCTCCAGGCAGAAGAAGACAAAGTCAACACTCTGACCAAAGCCAAGACCAAGCTTGAGCAACAAGTTGATGAT CTTGAGGGTTCACTGGAACAAGAAAAGAAACTCCGTATGGACCTTGAGAGAGCCAAGAGAAAGCTTGAAGGAGACCTGAAATTGGCCCAGGAGTCCATTATGGACCTGGAGAATGACAAGCAGCAATCTGATGAGAAGCTGAAGAA GAAAGACTTTGAAACTAGCCAGCTGCTCAGCAAGATCGAAGATGAACAATCTCTTGGGGCTCAACTTCAAAAGAAGATCAAGGAGCTTCAG GCTCGCATTGAGGAACTGGAGGAAGAGATTGAGGCTGAGCGTGCTGCTCGTGCAAAGGTTGAGAAGCAGAGAGCTGATCTCTCCAGAGAACTTGAAGAGATCAGTGAGAGGCTTGAGGAGGCTGGAGGAGCAACTGCTGCTCAGATCGAGATGAACAAGAAGCGTGAAGCTGAATTCCAGAAGCTGCGTCGTGATCTTGAAGAATCCACCCTTCAGCATGAAGCCACCGCTGCTGCCCTCCGCAAGAAACAAGCAGACAGTGTGGCCGAGCTGGGAGAGCAAATCGACAACCTCCAGCGTGTCAAGCAGAAGCTTGAGAAAGAGAAGAGTGAATACAAAATGGAGATTGATGATCTCTCCAGCAACATGGAAGCTGTTGCCAAAGCAAAG gCAAATCTTGAGAAAATGTGCCGCACACTGGAGGACCAACTTAGTGAAATTAAGTCCAAGAACGATGAGAACGTTCGCCAGCTAAATGACCTCAGTACTCAAAGAGCAAGACTTCAAACCGAAAATG GTGAGTTTGGCCGTCAACTGGAGGAGAAGGAGGCTCTTGTTTCGCAGCTCACCAGAGGCAAACAAGCTTTCACTCAGCAAATTGAGGAGCTTAAGAGGCAGATTGAAGAGGAGGTTAAG GCTAAGAACGCTCTGGCCCATGCAGTGCAGTCAGCTCGTCATGACTGTGACCTCCTCCGTGAGCAATTTGAAGAAGAGCAGGAGGCAAAGGCTGAGCTCCAGAGGGGAATGTCTAAAGCCAACAGTGAGGTCGCTCAATGGAGAACCAAATATGAAACTGATGCCATCCAGCGCACAGAGGAACTTGAAGAGGCCAA GAAGAAGCTGACTCAGCGTCTGCAAGAGGCAGAGGAACAGATTGAGGCAGTGAACTCCAAATGTGCCTCCCTGGAGAAGACCAAGCAGAGACTCCAGGGTGAGGTGGAGGACCTCATGATTGATGTGGAGAGAGCCAATGGTTTGGCTGCCAACCTTGACAAGAAACAGAGGAACTTTGACAAG GTTCTGTCAGAATGGAAGCAGAAATATGAAGAAGGTCAGGCAGAGCTGGAATGTGCACAGAAAGAAGCTCGCTCACTCAGCACTGAACTGTTCAAGTTGAAGAACTCTTATGAGGAGACTTTGGATCATCTGGAGACACTCAAGAGAGAAAACAAGAATCTCCAgc AGGAGATCTCAGATCTGACAGAGCAGTTGGGTGAGACTGGTAAGAGCATCCATGAACTGGAAAAGGCCAAGAAAACAGTAGAGACTGAGAAGGCTGAGATTCAGACTGCCCTGGAGGAGGCTGAA GGCACCCTGGAGCATGAAGAGTCCAAGATTCTTCGTGTCCAGCTTGAGCTTAACCAGGTGAAGAGTGAGATTGACAGGAAGCTTGCAGAGAAGGATGAAGAAGTCGAGCAGATCAAGAGAAACAGCCAGAGAATCATTGAATCCATGCAGAGCACACTTGACTCTGAGGTCAGGAGCAGAAACGATTCTCTGAGAATCAAGAAGAAGATGGAGGGAGACCTTAATGAGATGGAGATTCAGCTGAGCCATGCCAATCGCCAGGCTGCTGAGGCCCAGAAACAGCTGAGGAATGTTCAGGGACAACTCAAG GATGCCCAACTGCATCTTGATGATGCCGTGAGAGGACAGGAAGACATGAAAGAGCAGGTGGCCATGGTGGAGCGCAGAAACACTTTGATGCAGTCAGAGATTGAAGAGCTGAGAGCTGCTCTGGAGCAGACAGAGAGAAGCCGCAAAGTGGCTGAACAAGAGCTGGTGGATGCCAGTGAGCGTGTTGGACTGCTGCACTCTCAG AACACAAGCCTTTTGAACACCAAGAAGAAGCTTGAAGCTGACCTTGTCCAAATTCAGAGTGAAGTTGATGACACTGTGCAGGAAGCAAGAAACGCTGAGGAGAAGGCCAAGAAGGCCATCACTGAT GCTGCAATGATGGCAGAAGAGCTCAAGAAGGAGCAGGACACCAGTGCTCACCTGGAGAGGATGAAGAAGAACCTGGAGGTCACAGTGAAGGATCTGCAGCATCGTCTGGATGAGGCTGAGAATCTGGCCATGAAGGGAGGAAAGAAACAACTCCAGAAACTGGAATCCAGA GTCCGTGAGCTTGAAGCTGAAGTTGAGGCAGAACAGAGACGTGGAGTTGATGCTGTTAAAGGTGTCCGCAAATACGAGAGGAGAGTGAAAGAGCTCACCTATCAG ACTGAGGAGGACAAGAAGAACCTCAACAGACTGCAGGATCTGGTTGACAAGCTTCAGCTGAAGGTCAAGGCTTACAAGAGACAGGCTGAGGAGGCG GAGGAGCAAGCCAACACTCACATGTCCAAGTTGAGGAAGGTGCAGCATGAGCTGGAGGAGGCTGAGGAGCGTGCTGACATTGCTGAGTCTCAGGTCAACAAGCTCAGAGCCAAGAGCCGTGATGCTGGAAAG GGCAAAGATGCAGCTGAGTGA
- the LOC129440260 gene encoding myosin-4 translates to MMTNHKPELIEMTLITTNPYDFPMCSMGQITVASIDDKEELVATDTAIDILGFTAEEKMGIYKFTGAVLHHGNMKFKQKQREEQAEPDGTEEADKVAYLLGLNSADMLKALCYPRVKVGNEFVTKGQTVPQVYNSVSALAKSIYERMFLWMVVRINQMLDTKQARQFFIGVLDIAGFEIFDFNSMEQLCINFTNEKLQQFFNHHMFVLEQEEYKKEGIVWEFIDFGMDLAACIELIEKPMGIFSILEEECMFPKASDTTFKNKLYDQHLGKCNAFQKPKPAKGKAEAHFSLVHYAGTVDYNIAGWLDKNKDPLNESVVQLYQKSSVKLLATLYPPVVEESGGGKKGGKKKGGSMQTVSSQFRENLGKLMTNLRSTHPHFVRCLIPNESKTPGLMENHLVIHQLRCNGVLEGIRICRKGFPSRILYGDFKQRYKVLNASVIPEGQFMDNKKASEKLLGSIDVDHDQYRFGHTKVFFKAGLLGTLEEMRDEKLAALVTMTQAACRGFLMRREFVKMMERRESIYTIQYNIRSFMNVKHWPWMKVYYKVKPLLKSAETEKELSNMKEEFAKCKEDLAKAEAKKKELEEKMVALLQEKNDLQLQVASESENLSDAEERCEGLIKSKIQLEAKLKEATERLEDEEEINAELTAKKRKLEDECSELKKDIDDLELTLAKVEKEKHATENKVKNLTEEMAGQDESIAKLTKEKKALQEAHQQTLDDLQAEEDKVNTLTKAKTKLEQQVDDLEGSLEQEKKLRMDLERAKRKLEGDLKLAQESIMDLENDKQQSDEKLKKKDFETSQLLSKIEDEQSLGAQLQKKIKELQARIEELEEEIEAERAARAKVEKQRADLSRELEEISERLEEAGGATAAQIEMNKKREAEFQKLRRDLEESTLQHEATAAALRKKQADSVAELGEQIDNLQRVKQKLEKEKSEYKMEIDDLSSNMEAVAKAKGNLEKMCRTLEDQLSEIKSKNDENLRQLNDISTQRARLQTENGEFGRQLEEKEALVSQLTRGKQAFTQQIEELKRQIEEEVKAKNALAHAVQSARHDCDLLREQFEEEQEAKAELQRGMSKANSEVAQWRTKYETDAIQRTEELEEAKKKLAQRLQEAEEQIEAVNSKCASLEKTKQRLQGEVEDLMIDVERANSLAANLDKKQRNFDKVLAEWKQKYEEGQAELEGAQKEARSLSTELFKMKNSYEETLDHLETLKRENKNLQRKK, encoded by the exons ATGATGACCAACCATAAGCCTGAGCTGATTG AAATGACGCTCATCACCACCAACCCCTACGACTTCCCCATGTGCAGTATGGGTCAGATCACAGTGGCAAGCATTGATGATAAAGAGGAGTTGGTTGCCACTGAT ACTGCCATTGACATTCTGGGCTTCACTGCTGAGGAGAAGATGGGCATCTATAAGTTTACTGGAGCAGTGCTGCATCATGGTAACATGAAGTTCAAGCAGAAGCAGCGTGAGGAGCAGGCTGAGCCTGATGGCACAGAGG AGGCTGACAAAGTTGCGTACCTTTTGGGCTTGAACTCTGCTGATATGCTCAAAGCTTTGTGCTACCCAAGAGTGAAGGTCGGAAATGAGTTTGTAACCAAAGGTCAGACCGTGCCACAG GTGTACAACTCTGTTAGCGCCTTGGCCAAATCTATCTATGAGAGGATGTTCTTGTGGATGGTCGTACGTATCAACCAGATGTTGGACACAAAACAAGCCAGACAGTTCTTCATTGGTGTGCTGGATATTGCTGGCTTTGAGATCTTTGAT ttcAACAGCATGGAGCAGCTGTGCATCAACTTCACCAATGAGAAATTGCAACAGTTCTTCAACCACCACATGTTTGTGCTGGAACAAGAAGAGTACAAGAAGGAGGGCATTGTTTGGGAGTTCATTGACTTCGGCATGGACTTGGCTGCTTGCATTGAGCTCATTGAGAAG CCCATGGGTATCTTCTCCATCCTTGAAGAGGAGTGCATGTTCCCTAAAGCTTCAGACACCACCTTCAAGAACAAGCTGTATGATCAGCATCTTGGCAAGTGCAATGCTTTCCAGAAACCAAAGCCTGCCAAAGGCAAGGCTGAGGCCCACTTCTCCCTGGTTCACTATGCTGGCACTGTGGACTACAACATTGCTGGCTGGTTGGACAAGAACAAGGATCCACTGAATGAGTCTGTTGTGCAGCTGTACCAGAAATCTTCTGTCAAACTCCTGGCGACTCTCTACCCACCTGTTGTTGAGG AAAGTGGTGGTGGCAAGAAAGGAGGCAAGAAGAAGGGTGGTTCTATGCAGACCGTGTCTTCTCAGTTCAGG GAGAATTTGGGCAAACTTATGACCAACTTGAGGAGCACCCATCCTCACTTTGTGCGTTGCCTGATTCCCAATGAGTCCAAGACTCCAG GTCTCATGGAGAACCACCTGGTCATCCATCAGCTGAGGTGTAACGGTGTACTGGAAGGTATCAGAATCTGCAGAAAGGGCTTCCCAAGCAGAATCCTCTATGGTGACTTCAAACAGAGATA CAAGGTGCTGAATGCCAGTGTTATCCCTGAGGGACAGTTTATGGACAACAAGAAGGCCTCTGAAAAACTCCTGGGATCCATCGATGTTGACCATGACCAGTATAGATTTGGACACACAAAG GTGTTCTTCAAAGCTGGTCTTCTGGGTACTCTTGAAGAGATGCGTGATGAGAAACTGGCTGCTTTAGTCACAATGACTCAGGCTGCGTGCCGTGGTTTCCTCATGAGGAGAGAGTTTGTTAAGATGATGGAGAGGAGGGAGT CCATTTACACCATCCAATACAACATTCGCTCCTTCATGAATGTCAAACACTGGCCATGGATGAAGGTTTACTACAAGGTTAAACCTCTGCTGAAGAGTGCTGAGACTGAGAAGGAGCTTTCAAACATGAAAGAGGAATTTGCAAAGTGCAAAGAAGATCTTGCCAAGGCTGAGGCCAAAAAGAAGGAGCTTGAAGAGAAGATGGTTGCCCTGCTGCAAGAGAAAAATGATCTGCAGCTGCAAGTGGCCTCT GAATCTGAGAATCTCTCAGATGCTGAGGAGAGATGTGAGGGTCTGATCAAGAGCAAAATCCAACTCGAAGCTAAACTCAAAGAGGCAACTGAGAGACTGGAGGATGAGGAAGAAATCAATGCTGAACTGACAGCCAAGAAGAGGAAACTGGAGGATGAGTGTTCTGAGCTGAAGAAAGACATTGATGACCTGGAGCTCACCTTGGCTAAAGTGGAAAAAGAGAAACATGCCACTGAGAATAAG GTGAAGAACCTGACTGAGGAAATGGCAGGTCAGGATGAGAGCATTGCCAAGCTCACAAAGGAGAAGAAAGCCCTCCAAGAGGCACATCAGCAAACTCTTGATGACCTCCAGGCAGAAGAAGACAAAGTCAACACTCTGACCAAAGCCAAGACAAAGCTTGAGCAACAAGTTGATGAT CTTGAGGGTTCACTGGAACAAGAGAAGAAACTCCGTATGGACCTTGAGAGAGCCAAGAGAAAGCTTGAAGGAGACCTGAAATTGGCCCAGGAGTCCATCATGGACCTGGAGAATGACAAGCAGCAATCTGATGAGAAGCTGAAGAA AAAGGACTTTGAAACTAGCCAGCTGCTCAGCAAGATCGAAGATGAACAATCTCTTGGGGCTCAACTTCAGAAGAAGATCAAGGAGCTTCAG GCTCGCATTGAGGAACTGGAGGAAGAGATTGAGGCTGAGCGTGCTGCTCGTGCAAAGGTTGAGAAGCAGAGAGCTGATCTCTCCAGAGAACTTGAGGAGATCAGTGAGAGGCTTGAGGAGGCTGGAGGAGCAACTGCTGCTCAGATCGAGATGAACAAGAAGCGTGAAGCTGAATTCCAGAAGCTGCGTCGTGATCTTGAAGAATCCACCCTTCAGCATGAAGCTACCGCTGCTGCCCTCCGCAAGAAACAAGCAGACAGTGTGGCCGAGCTGGGAGAGCAAATCGACAACCTCCAGCGTGTCAAGCAGAAGCTTGAGAAAGAGAAGAGTGAATACAAAATGGAGATTGATGATCTATCCAGCAACATGGAAGCTGTTGCCAAAGCAAAGGGAAATCTTGA GAAAATGTGCCGCACCCTGGAGGACCAACTTAGTGAAATTAAGTCCAAGAATGATGAGAACCTCCGTCAGCTAAATGACATCAGTACTCAAAGAGCAAGACTTCAAACCGAAAATG GTGAGTTTGGCCGTCAGCTGGAGGAGAAGGAGGCTCTTGTTTCGCAGCTCACCAGAGGCAAACAAGCTTTCACTCAGCAAATTGAGGAGCTAAAGAGGCAGATTGAAGAGGAGGTTAAG GCTAAGAACGCTTTGGCCCATGCAGTGCAGTCAGCTCGTCATGACTGTGACCTCCTCCGTGAGCAGTTTGAGGAAGAGCAGGAGGCAAAGGCTGAGCTCCAGAGGGGAATGTCTAAAGCCAACAGTGAGGTCGCTCAATGGAGAACCAAATATGAAACTGATGCCATCCAGCGCACAGAGGAACTTGAAGAGGCCAA GAAGAAGCTGGCTCAGCGTCTGCAAGAGGCAGAGGAACAGATTGAGGCAGTGAACTCCAAATGTGCCTCTCTGGAGAAGACCAAGCAGAGACTCCAGGGTGAGGTGGAGGACCTCATGATCGATGTGGAGAGAGCCAATAGTTTGGCTGCCAACCTTGACAAGAAACAGAGGAACTTTGACAAG GTTCTGGCAGAATGGAAGCAGAAATATGAAGAAGGTCAGGCAGAGCTGGAGGGTGCACAGAAAGAAGCTCGCTCACTCAGCACTGAACTGTTCAAGATGAAGAACTCTTATGAGGAGACTCTGGATCATCTGGAGACACTCAAGAGAGAAAACAAGAATCTCCAGCGTAAGAAATGA
- the LOC141358759 gene encoding myosin-4-like, translating into MSTDAEMAVYGKAAVFLRKPEKERIEAQSKPFDAKTACYVIDPKELYVKGTIKSKDGGKVTVITLDTKEERVVKEDDVHPMNPPKFDKIEDMAMMTHLNEPSVLYNLKERYAAWMIYTYSGLFCATVNPYKWLPVYDAEVVAAYRGKKRMEAPPHIFSVSDNAYQFMLTDRENQSVLITGESGAGKTVNTKRVIQYFATVAVQGDKKKDQTPGKMQGSLEDQIIAANPLLEAYGNAKTVRNDNSSRFGKFIRIHFGTSGKLASADIETYVCDLL; encoded by the exons ATGAGTACGGACGCTGAGATGGCCGTTTACGGCAAGGCTGCCGTTTTCCTCCGTAAGCCTGAGAAGGAGAGAATTGAAGCTCAGAGCAAACCCTTTGATGCTAAGACTGCCTGCTATGTGATTGATCCCAAAGAGCTGTACGTCAAAGGAACAATCAAGAGCAAAGATGGTGGCAAAGTCACTGTTATTACCCTTGACACTAAGGAG GAGAGAGTTGTCAAGGAGGATGATGTCCACCCAATGAATCCTCCCAAGTTTGACAAGATTGAGGACATGGCCATGATGACCCATCTCAATGAACCCTCTGTGCTTTATAACCTCAAAGAGCGTTATGCAGCATGGATGATCTAT ACCTACTCTGGACTTTTCTGTGCTACTGTGAACCCCTACAAGTGGCTCCCAGTGTACGATGCAGAAGTGGTGGCTGCCTACAGAGGCAAAAAGCGTATGGAGGCCCCACCCCACATCTTCTCTGTCTCTGACAACGCCTATCAGTTCATGCTTACTG ACAGAGAGAACCAGTCTGTCCTGATCAC TGGAGAATCTGGGGCTGGAAAGACTGTGAACACCAAACGTGTCATTCAGTACTTTGCTACAGTTGCAGTGCAGGGTGACAAGAAGAAAGATCAAACTCCCGGCAAAATGCAGGG CTCTCTTGAGGACCAGATCATTGCTGCCAACCCTCTGCTTGAAGCTTATGGTAATGCCAAGACTGTGAGAAATGACAACTCCTCTCGTTTtggtaaatt CATCAGAATTCACTTTGGAACAAGTGGAAAACTGGCTAGTGCTGATATTGAGACAT ACGTTTGTGATTTACTTTAA